One Hymenobacter volaticus DNA window includes the following coding sequences:
- a CDS encoding cation:proton antiporter domain-containing protein, giving the protein MTTPVLIVLIGFLIFFGHYLAQLFERTKIPDVVGLLLVGLLLGPVSHLIDATAFGQGGRVFSNLVLVFILFESGLEVRFEQLRSALRGTLGLTTLNFLITVLVVAVVGQLLAGLDLLSSLILGSILGGTSSAIVTTLARKVHILPQTSTTLVMESALSDVFTLAIPIALISFHTGASFNVATLFSQIISSLLVAVLVGTGGGYLWSVLLNRVPTLLKTRFSTPAFVFILYGLVELLQFSGPIAVLFFSITLGNVALLRPPRLARLLPTQRPVELTATEKDFFSEIVFLLRIFFFVYVGISIVLDNWYLIALGAGLTVVLFLARIPVVLATADRQAPSLTWLS; this is encoded by the coding sequence ATGACGACCCCCGTACTGATTGTTTTAATTGGCTTTCTGATTTTCTTTGGGCATTACCTTGCCCAGCTCTTCGAGCGCACCAAAATTCCGGACGTAGTGGGGCTCTTGCTGGTGGGTCTGCTCCTGGGACCGGTGTCTCACCTGATCGACGCGACGGCCTTCGGGCAGGGCGGGCGCGTGTTTTCCAACCTGGTGCTGGTGTTTATCCTCTTTGAAAGCGGCCTGGAGGTGCGCTTCGAGCAGTTGCGTTCCGCCCTGCGCGGCACCCTGGGTCTGACGACGCTTAACTTCCTGATTACGGTTCTCGTGGTGGCCGTAGTAGGGCAGCTGCTGGCCGGCCTCGACTTACTTAGCTCCTTGATCCTAGGCTCCATCCTGGGCGGCACGTCCTCGGCTATCGTGACCACCTTAGCCCGCAAAGTGCACATCCTGCCGCAAACCTCCACCACGCTCGTCATGGAATCGGCTCTGAGTGACGTCTTCACGCTGGCCATTCCGATTGCTTTGATCAGCTTCCACACGGGGGCCTCGTTCAACGTCGCTACCCTGTTCAGTCAGATAATTTCCTCGTTGCTAGTGGCCGTGCTGGTTGGGACCGGGGGCGGCTACCTGTGGTCCGTGCTGCTGAATCGGGTGCCCACGCTGCTCAAAACGCGCTTCTCCACCCCGGCCTTCGTCTTTATCCTCTACGGTCTGGTGGAGCTGTTGCAATTCAGCGGGCCGATTGCTGTGCTCTTCTTCAGTATCACGCTGGGCAACGTGGCGTTGCTGCGCCCCCCTCGCCTGGCTCGGCTGCTGCCCACCCAGCGGCCCGTCGAGCTAACGGCCACCGAAAAAGACTTCTTTTCGGAAATCGTGTTTCTGCTGCGCATCTTTTTCTTTGTTTACGTGGGCATCTCCATCGTGCTCGACAACTGGTACCTGATTGCTTTGGGCGCGGGCCTAACGGTGGTGCTGTTTTTGGCGCGCATTCCCGTGGTACTGGCGACCGCCGACCGGCAAGCCCCCTCTTTGACATGGCTTTCATGA
- a CDS encoding arginase family protein: MDLDPVGVRNAAAIAHYSQRLAACIRQVLTQPAFALVVGGDCSILLGIALGLKAVGPYGLFFLDGHTDYATPERSATGGAAGMDLALVTGCGPAQLTNLDEQAPYFHPATPGVWATGMPTQRT, translated from the coding sequence ATGGACCTGGACCCGGTCGGCGTGCGCAATGCCGCCGCCATCGCCCACTATTCCCAGCGCCTCGCGGCTTGCATCCGGCAGGTTCTTACCCAGCCCGCCTTTGCCCTGGTCGTGGGCGGGGATTGCAGTATCCTGCTCGGCATCGCGCTGGGCTTGAAAGCCGTGGGCCCCTATGGCCTATTTTTTCTGGATGGGCATACCGACTACGCCACCCCGGAGCGCTCGGCCACGGGGGGCGCCGCGGGCATGGACTTGGCCCTGGTGACCGGCTGCGGCCCGGCCCAGCTCACCAACCTGGACGAACAAGCTCCCTACTTTCACCCCGCCACGCCTGGAGTGTGGGCAACCGGGATGCCGACCCAGCGGACGTAG
- a CDS encoding tyrosine-type recombinase/integrase, translated as MAKEEIKALLQGTDNLKHRAMLMLAYGLGLRLGEILALTPPDIDSRAAWYSIYGAAKVKRTVTYLYPIHCSNCYGSSFGSTGP; from the coding sequence TTGGCAAAGGAGGAAATAAAAGCCCTGCTTCAGGGCACCGACAACCTGAAGCACCGCGCTATGCTTATGCTGGCGTATGGGCTAGGGCTACGGCTTGGCGAGATACTCGCCCTCACGCCGCCGGATATAGACTCACGCGCCGCATGGTACTCTATATACGGGGCGGCAAAGGTAAAAAGGACCGTGACCTACCTCTACCCGATACATTGCTCCAACTGCTACGGCAGCAGTTTCGGCAGTACCGGCCCGTGA
- a CDS encoding tyrosine-type recombinase/integrase: MVLYIRGGKGKKDRDLPLPDTLLQLLRQQFRQYRPVTFLFEGAQPGEPYSERSLQHVIKQAAARAGICRPISMHMLRHSYATHLLEAGTDIRVIQDLLGHSSIKTTEIYTHVAQLNRPTSPLDDLGL, translated from the coding sequence ATGGTACTCTATATACGGGGCGGCAAAGGTAAAAAGGACCGTGACCTACCTCTACCCGATACATTGCTCCAACTGCTACGGCAGCAGTTTCGGCAGTACCGGCCCGTGACGTTTCTGTTTGAAGGCGCGCAACCGGGTGAGCCGTACAGTGAGCGAAGCTTGCAACACGTCATCAAGCAAGCCGCTGCTCGCGCCGGTATTTGCCGACCTATTTCTATGCACATGCTTCGGCATTCCTATGCTACGCACCTGCTGGAAGCCGGCACTGACATCCGGGTGATTCAGGATTTACTGGGACACAGCAGCATCAAAACCACAGAAATCTATACGCATGTGGCGCAACTTAACCGGCCAACTTCCCCACTCGATGATTTGGGCTTGTAG
- a CDS encoding BLUF domain-containing protein yields the protein MHHILYLSQVSASLSEDELRSLLEKSRANNERRNITGILLYCAPQFMQLLEGEEADVTLLYAKLAQDPRHTGLIKLADKPVTHRSFAEWSMAFDTVSEEKFTYLSGYLPVTQVDFTTASFSGSDSALLQLAKAFVCAPL from the coding sequence ATGCACCATATTCTTTACTTAAGCCAAGTTAGCGCCTCCCTGAGCGAAGACGAACTCCGAAGTCTACTGGAGAAATCCCGGGCCAATAATGAGAGGCGTAACATCACGGGTATCCTGCTGTATTGTGCCCCGCAGTTTATGCAACTCCTAGAGGGTGAAGAAGCCGACGTGACGCTGCTCTACGCGAAACTAGCCCAAGACCCGCGCCATACCGGCCTGATTAAGCTGGCGGATAAGCCGGTTACGCACCGCAGCTTTGCGGAGTGGAGCATGGCCTTTGACACGGTTTCTGAGGAGAAATTCACGTATTTAAGCGGCTACCTGCCCGTCACCCAAGTTGACTTCACGACGGCCTCCTTCAGCGGGAGCGATAGCGCCCTGTTGCAACTGGCCAAAGCGTTTGTCTGCGCCCCCCTGTAG
- a CDS encoding low temperature requirement protein A, which produces MADPRAHDLKPTADAPDDERGQTSVDRWLEPFYDLVAGVLIGQLTTMFTKTVTLTHYGQYCAVFVPSWWLWNGFSLYFDRFDRNSRWQQGGLLLSMVALVLLAVTAPQTLEGQVAGFTWSYVAARGLLLGLYAYTCWTDEQARPLARGLLTGYSLGWLGWVIGGLWPAYGLWWKLGRLLVDFITPRLLQRQLKALPVTQDHFTNRLREFTMIVVSQNVEVLPRDLGDLLWQAPALLTSANGFVLGVGLWWWYYQHYTQLLDQKEHESGLRYALGHLPLYLGSGTVALGVFDVLHSNPTVWLLPLGLTLYTVSLLWLSYPQLPPDGRQRYSWHTAALVAASWGLVLVPMESWITLLLTNTVALAYGYFTYPLMRAAEQPGPPAAEPPQSS; this is translated from the coding sequence ATGGCTGATCCGCGTGCCCACGACCTGAAGCCTACGGCGGACGCCCCCGACGATGAGCGGGGACAGACGTCGGTCGACCGCTGGCTCGAGCCCTTCTACGATTTAGTGGCCGGCGTGCTCATCGGCCAGCTCACGACCATGTTCACCAAGACCGTCACGCTAACCCACTACGGGCAGTATTGCGCCGTCTTTGTGCCCTCCTGGTGGCTGTGGAACGGCTTCTCGCTGTACTTCGACCGCTTCGACCGCAACTCGCGCTGGCAGCAGGGCGGCTTGCTGCTGAGCATGGTGGCGCTGGTGCTGCTGGCGGTGACGGCACCCCAGACGCTGGAGGGCCAAGTCGCCGGCTTCACCTGGTCCTACGTGGCGGCCCGGGGGCTGCTGCTCGGGCTCTATGCCTATACGTGCTGGACCGACGAGCAGGCCCGGCCCTTGGCCCGCGGCTTGCTGACGGGCTACTCGCTGGGCTGGCTGGGCTGGGTGATCGGCGGGCTGTGGCCTGCCTATGGGCTGTGGTGGAAGCTAGGTCGGCTACTCGTTGATTTTATCACGCCGCGCTTGCTTCAGCGCCAACTCAAGGCGTTGCCCGTCACGCAGGACCACTTCACCAATCGGCTCCGGGAGTTCACCATGATTGTGGTGAGCCAGAATGTGGAAGTGCTGCCCCGCGACTTAGGCGACTTGTTGTGGCAGGCCCCGGCTTTGCTCACGTCGGCCAATGGCTTTGTGCTGGGGGTGGGCTTGTGGTGGTGGTACTACCAGCACTATACCCAGCTGCTCGACCAGAAAGAACATGAGAGCGGGCTACGCTACGCCTTGGGGCACTTGCCGCTCTACCTGGGTAGCGGCACCGTGGCGCTGGGCGTCTTCGATGTATTGCACAGCAACCCCACCGTCTGGCTTCTGCCCCTGGGTTTGACCCTGTACACGGTCTCGCTGCTCTGGCTGAGCTACCCGCAGCTCCCCCCGGACGGCCGGCAGCGATATAGCTGGCACACGGCCGCGCTGGTCGCGGCAAGTTGGGGGCTGGTGCTAGTGCCGATGGAAAGTTGGATCACACTGTTGCTGACGAATACCGTTGCCTTGGCCTACGGCTACTTTACATATCCGCTGATGCGGGCGGCTGAACAGCCTGGACCGCCCGCAGCAGAGCCGCCGCAAAGCTCATAA
- a CDS encoding cellulase N-terminal Ig-like domain-containing protein produces MGFSQVGYLPSQPKVAVIELDKKAKPLVNSSLYKIGDDGQATKVFSGKIAPWGNYYKYNYVKFDFSSVKIPGIKSYRTKLLQPIVKSCSLAGGTSYSFAPFTSQMLHRIELAQYPIPMATAGHLGSGGIDWDGKGLIVKMEGDSITDLYYAKNLSGLCLQ; encoded by the coding sequence ATTGGTTTCTCGCAAGTGGGCTACTTGCCTTCACAACCAAAAGTGGCGGTCATTGAACTCGACAAAAAAGCCAAACCACTTGTAAATTCCTCGTTATACAAAATTGGCGACGACGGCCAAGCTACCAAAGTATTTAGCGGCAAAATCGCACCCTGGGGTAACTATTATAAATATAACTATGTAAAATTCGACTTTTCTTCTGTTAAGATTCCCGGTATAAAATCGTATCGGACAAAACTCCTGCAGCCAATTGTAAAAAGCTGCAGCCTGGCGGGCGGTACAAGCTACAGCTTCGCTCCCTTTACTTCACAGATGCTACACAGGATAGAACTCGCCCAATACCCCATTCCTATGGCCACAGCGGGGCACTTGGGTTCAGGTGGAATTGACTGGGATGGCAAGGGGCTTATCGTCAAGATGGAAGGCGACTCTATCACAGACCTATACTATGCTAAAAATCTATCGGGCTTATGTCTGCAATAA
- a CDS encoding STAS/SEC14 domain-containing protein: MHTELRNASGRVYLTIKYDLDNQWVYNNWLGPQTYVGILAGANECLHPLWENACPYLLNDNRLVVGQWSHVLEWLVRDWAPRAIAQGLTHFAHVVSADALAAHSAQALHLQIGKRFHMRLFDELEPAQAWLRAAQWQAR; this comes from the coding sequence ATGCACACCGAACTGCGTAACGCTTCTGGCCGGGTGTATCTGACCATCAAATACGACCTCGACAATCAGTGGGTGTACAACAACTGGCTCGGCCCGCAGACCTACGTCGGCATCTTGGCCGGGGCTAACGAGTGTTTACACCCGCTTTGGGAGAATGCCTGCCCCTACCTGCTCAACGACAACCGGTTGGTGGTGGGGCAGTGGAGCCACGTGCTCGAGTGGTTGGTGCGTGACTGGGCGCCGCGCGCTATCGCTCAAGGTCTGACCCATTTTGCCCACGTAGTGAGTGCCGACGCGCTAGCTGCTCACTCGGCCCAGGCCCTGCACCTGCAAATTGGCAAACGCTTCCACATGCGCCTCTTTGACGAGCTAGAACCGGCCCAAGCCTGGCTGCGCGCGGCGCAGTGGCAAGCCCGCTAA
- a CDS encoding ferritin-like domain-containing protein: MNILTILAEIEKVDPEVSERLDQRRTFFKHFAGFGKKLAATTLPLAMGAMFEKAYAQSPGLSQQIKDVLNFALRLEYLEAVFYNEGLHKPGLLTGQDNRDIHTIAVDEYNHVKFLSTVLGPDAIPPMAIGDFDYTGSKGGTRAALLPDVFTNRDTFLALAQSFEDTGVRAYKGGAPLLMSNNDILEAALNIHSVEARHASHLRTMRRGGAQVVAGSPQTAPKSWVSGNDGGGPARV; encoded by the coding sequence ATGAATATTCTTACCATCCTTGCCGAAATCGAGAAAGTGGACCCGGAAGTATCCGAGCGGCTCGACCAACGGCGCACTTTCTTCAAACACTTCGCCGGCTTCGGCAAAAAGCTGGCGGCCACGACCCTGCCGCTGGCCATGGGCGCCATGTTTGAAAAAGCCTACGCCCAGTCCCCGGGCCTGAGCCAACAAATCAAAGACGTGCTCAATTTTGCCTTGCGGCTCGAGTACCTGGAAGCGGTCTTCTACAACGAAGGCTTGCATAAGCCCGGCCTGCTCACGGGCCAGGACAACAGGGATATCCACACCATTGCCGTCGACGAGTATAACCACGTGAAGTTCTTGAGCACGGTGCTCGGCCCCGACGCCATCCCCCCCATGGCCATCGGCGACTTCGACTACACCGGCTCCAAAGGCGGCACGCGGGCGGCCTTGTTGCCGGACGTGTTTACCAATCGGGACACGTTTCTGGCCCTGGCCCAAAGCTTCGAAGATACGGGCGTGCGGGCCTACAAAGGCGGGGCGCCGCTGCTGATGAGCAACAATGATATCCTGGAAGCCGCCCTCAACATTCACTCGGTGGAGGCCCGCCACGCCTCGCACCTGCGCACGATGCGCCGCGGGGGCGCCCAGGTGGTGGCCGGCTCGCCGCAAACGGCTCCCAAGAGCTGGGTTAGCGGCAATGACGGGGGCGGGCCTGCCCGAGTGTGA
- a CDS encoding tyrosine-type recombinase/integrase encodes MLDYLSLRVAGGISEAYQNLLINAIRFYYEQVEGQPRQFYEVPRPKRPLQNPKLLAKEEIKALLQGTDNLKHRAMLMLAYGLGLRLGEILALTPPDIDSRAAWYSIYGAAKVKRTVTYLYPIHCSNCYGSSFGSTGP; translated from the coding sequence GTGCTGGATTACCTGAGCCTGCGTGTGGCGGGCGGCATCTCCGAAGCCTACCAAAACTTGTTGATTAACGCCATCAGGTTTTACTACGAACAGGTAGAAGGCCAGCCCCGGCAGTTCTACGAAGTACCCAGGCCCAAGCGTCCCCTGCAAAACCCGAAACTATTGGCAAAGGAGGAAATAAAAGCCCTGCTTCAGGGCACCGACAACCTGAAGCACCGCGCTATGCTTATGCTGGCGTATGGGCTAGGGCTACGGCTTGGCGAGATACTCGCCCTCACGCCGCCGGATATAGACTCACGCGCCGCATGGTACTCTATATACGGGGCGGCAAAGGTAAAAAGGACCGTGACCTACCTCTACCCGATACATTGCTCCAACTGCTACGGCAGCAGTTTCGGCAGTACCGGCCCGTGA
- a CDS encoding alpha/beta hydrolase: MKNLNKITLLPRWLRSGGSLAFAFSLLLLPLTSCEDDGDANPNTGLIQPTGPPPAYAPSINPQMLAVLEQYTSYGTPPLPTLSPRQARMAPSVTDAVQDLLKKNNRPAPIANVTVSQKLIPGSYTPGAAPDGILVRIYTPTGVTGPLPVVVYYHGGGWVIGSLDVYEPSAKALAENTGAIVVNVDYRLSPEAKFPAAHEDSYAAYKWVRDNAASFGGNPAKVAVAGESAGGNLAVAVALLAKERSFTLPAHILSVYPIANNDTNTPSYQQYAMAMPLNKPGMEYFFSNYLRTPADGNDRLISLVDVADLRSLPATTIIAAEIDPLQTEGRQLADKLTQVGVANQYMLYPGTTHEFFGTFAVVPPAQQAQQLAANRLKEAFR, from the coding sequence ATGAAAAACTTAAACAAAATAACTCTTCTTCCGCGCTGGCTCCGTTCGGGTGGCTCTTTGGCTTTCGCTTTTTCCTTGCTGCTGTTGCCGCTTACTTCCTGCGAAGACGATGGCGACGCTAACCCCAACACGGGCCTGATTCAACCCACCGGCCCGCCCCCGGCCTACGCGCCCTCCATCAATCCGCAGATGCTGGCCGTGCTCGAGCAGTACACGAGCTACGGCACGCCGCCGCTGCCCACCCTCTCGCCCCGGCAGGCCCGCATGGCGCCTTCTGTAACCGACGCCGTGCAGGACTTGCTCAAGAAAAACAACCGCCCCGCGCCGATCGCCAACGTGACGGTTAGCCAGAAGCTGATTCCCGGCTCCTACACGCCCGGCGCCGCGCCCGACGGTATTCTAGTGCGCATCTATACGCCCACCGGCGTAACGGGCCCGCTACCCGTAGTAGTCTACTACCACGGCGGAGGCTGGGTCATTGGCTCGCTGGATGTGTACGAGCCCTCGGCTAAAGCCCTGGCCGAAAACACTGGCGCCATCGTGGTGAACGTGGACTACCGTCTCTCGCCCGAAGCGAAATTCCCGGCTGCCCACGAAGATTCGTATGCCGCCTACAAGTGGGTTCGCGACAACGCGGCCTCTTTCGGCGGCAATCCAGCGAAAGTGGCCGTGGCCGGCGAGAGTGCCGGCGGCAACTTAGCCGTGGCCGTAGCCCTGCTGGCGAAGGAACGCAGCTTCACCTTGCCGGCCCACATCCTCTCGGTCTACCCCATTGCCAACAACGACACCAACACGCCTTCTTACCAGCAGTACGCCATGGCCATGCCGCTTAACAAGCCCGGCATGGAGTACTTCTTCAGCAACTACCTACGTACCCCGGCCGATGGCAACGACCGGCTGATTTCGCTGGTCGACGTAGCCGATCTGCGCAGCCTGCCAGCCACCACCATTATTGCGGCCGAGATTGACCCCCTGCAGACCGAAGGCCGGCAACTCGCCGACAAACTCACCCAGGTTGGCGTGGCCAACCAGTACATGCTCTATCCCGGCACCACCCACGAGTTTTTCGGCACCTTCGCCGTCGTGCCGCCGGCCCAGCAAGCGCAGCAATTAGCCGCCAACCGTCTCAAAGAGGCCTTCCGTTAA
- a CDS encoding glycosyltransferase family 4 protein: MKILLLSHCFFPDIGGIEVNSEIYARAFTQAGHQVRVLTWSTLTTEAYFPFEVVRNPSKKELFRQHAWADVVFENNPCLRLAWPALFFNRPSVVSLNTELDPADGATWVKQAWLKRATSVISVSEAVRRKCWPAAAVIGNPYRAREFRLIPSVVRTNNFVFLGRLVSQKGTAVAVQAFGQVLTRLRAHGGQHLPTLTIIGDGPERLSLEGLVASLNLSAHVQFTGFLEGSALARELNRYRYLLVPSLFGEAFGNVVLEGMACGCLPLVSDSDGLPDAVGKAGLIFPRGMPRPWPIPCGRFCMTQF; this comes from the coding sequence TTGAAAATCCTACTCTTATCCCACTGCTTTTTTCCGGACATTGGGGGCATCGAGGTGAACTCGGAGATTTACGCGCGCGCTTTCACGCAGGCCGGGCACCAGGTGCGGGTCTTGACGTGGTCCACGCTGACGACGGAGGCATATTTTCCGTTCGAGGTTGTTCGCAATCCGAGCAAGAAAGAACTGTTTCGGCAGCATGCGTGGGCGGACGTGGTTTTCGAGAACAATCCCTGCCTGCGCCTAGCGTGGCCGGCGCTGTTTTTTAACCGGCCGTCCGTTGTTTCCCTTAATACCGAATTGGACCCCGCCGACGGGGCCACGTGGGTGAAGCAGGCATGGCTGAAAAGGGCCACCTCGGTGATTTCCGTGAGCGAGGCCGTCCGCCGCAAGTGCTGGCCCGCGGCCGCAGTGATCGGCAACCCTTACCGGGCCCGGGAGTTCCGGCTGATACCCTCGGTGGTACGCACCAACAATTTCGTATTTCTGGGCCGGCTGGTTTCGCAGAAAGGTACCGCGGTGGCCGTGCAAGCGTTCGGGCAGGTGCTGACTCGCCTGCGCGCGCACGGAGGCCAGCACCTGCCCACGCTAACCATTATCGGGGACGGGCCCGAAAGATTGAGCCTAGAAGGCTTGGTGGCTTCGCTGAACTTAAGCGCGCACGTGCAGTTCACCGGTTTTTTGGAAGGCAGCGCCCTGGCCCGGGAATTGAATCGCTACCGCTATCTGCTGGTTCCGTCCCTGTTCGGGGAAGCATTCGGCAACGTGGTGCTCGAAGGCATGGCCTGCGGCTGCCTGCCCCTGGTTTCCGACAGCGATGGCTTACCGGACGCCGTGGGCAAGGCGGGGCTGATTTTCCCGCGGGGAATGCCGAGGCCCTGGCCGATACCATGTGGCAGATTTTGCATGACCCAATTTTAG
- a CDS encoding response regulator: MAERPRSPGPGVRGAHPSCPALILLDLNMPVMNGLEFLEAYEQLDWLQRQAIVVVVLTTSGNPQDLARVQLLPIAGTLTKPLTEAKVRDLLQTHFPPS; the protein is encoded by the coding sequence GTGGCCGAGAGGCCGCGAAGCCCTGGCCCGGGTGTGCGAGGTGCCCACCCCAGCTGCCCGGCCCTAATTCTGCTCGACCTCAACATGCCGGTTATGAACGGCCTCGAGTTCCTCGAAGCCTACGAGCAACTCGATTGGTTACAGCGACAAGCCATTGTCGTGGTGGTGCTCACCACGTCGGGGAACCCCCAGGACCTGGCCCGGGTCCAGCTGCTGCCCATTGCCGGTACCCTGACCAAGCCCCTGACGGAAGCGAAAGTGCGGGACCTGCTGCAGACGCACTTTCCACCCTCTTAG
- a CDS encoding ferritin-like domain-containing protein: protein MRYSSLGLAATGLALTGCNDVLEEIFQNQGNTPATQVNVGRGDFGILNYAYALEQLEAAFYASVLLGSYYASASAAERQILQDIEGHERLHRDFLKQAIQALGGTPIRLLLPNFTAINFANRDSVLGAAKAFEDLGVAAYNGAGKLIANADYLTLAGKIVSVEARHAALIRDLLQIGTFVGPDVVDLRTGLELSQTPAQVVLTANQFLLPGSKLNVANLPTS from the coding sequence TTGCGCTACTCCAGCCTCGGGCTGGCTGCCACCGGCCTGGCCTTAACGGGCTGTAACGATGTGCTGGAAGAGATCTTCCAAAATCAAGGCAACACGCCGGCCACCCAAGTGAACGTGGGCCGCGGCGACTTCGGCATTCTCAACTACGCTTATGCCCTCGAACAGCTCGAAGCCGCCTTTTACGCCAGTGTGCTACTCGGCTCGTACTACGCCAGCGCCTCCGCGGCGGAGCGACAAATTCTGCAGGATATCGAGGGACACGAACGGTTGCACCGCGATTTTCTCAAACAAGCGATTCAGGCCTTAGGCGGCACGCCCATTCGCTTGCTGCTGCCCAACTTCACGGCCATCAACTTCGCCAACCGCGACAGCGTGCTGGGGGCGGCCAAAGCCTTCGAGGATCTGGGCGTCGCGGCCTATAACGGGGCGGGCAAACTCATTGCCAACGCCGACTATCTAACCTTGGCCGGCAAGATTGTGTCGGTGGAAGCGCGGCACGCCGCCCTGATCCGGGACTTGCTGCAGATCGGCACGTTTGTAGGGCCAGATGTGGTGGACCTGCGCACCGGACTCGAGCTCTCGCAGACGCCCGCGCAAGTGGTGCTCACGGCCAATCAGTTTCTGCTGCCGGGTTCGAAGCTGAACGTGGCCAACTTGCCGACGTCCTAA
- a CDS encoding DUF6896 domain-containing protein, with product MLLHGTLSLSSAPPARWVTQDQLEEGQFLCFWSETLPYTFGARLHAMPEGPVRLGQTKRAILSVSVEAGEQAGLRECLPIGTASQEAIGQFALEAKEIEPERDLPFGALPLSDYERESLTEVEQQLFCCIEQWVQQANQLCSALREAFQLDFTRLGRMERNARMGRKGTIKGICYAFHGIGCYFEGKDVKLDVDFDSQGNWRGFDVWRVQSFIDWNYPELGLSPARIEQGIEELLRKKWLYQVAQLYGPFYYVTPVAITDLQIKRVPFWVKRKKRATPLGASVLVWVILDSIRSSLLSANLCARAARKTSPGPRHLNYNSRRHQ from the coding sequence ATGTTGCTTCACGGTACCCTCTCCCTTTCAAGTGCTCCTCCCGCTCGCTGGGTGACGCAAGACCAGTTAGAGGAAGGCCAGTTTCTTTGCTTTTGGTCTGAAACCCTTCCTTATACCTTTGGCGCTCGCCTACACGCGATGCCTGAGGGTCCCGTACGGCTAGGACAAACGAAGCGGGCTATCCTCTCCGTTTCGGTAGAAGCCGGGGAGCAAGCAGGCCTAAGAGAGTGCCTCCCCATTGGAACGGCCAGTCAGGAAGCCATCGGGCAATTTGCTCTTGAGGCGAAAGAAATAGAGCCCGAACGCGATCTCCCTTTCGGAGCATTGCCCTTGTCTGACTATGAACGAGAATCCTTAACCGAGGTCGAGCAGCAACTCTTTTGCTGTATTGAGCAATGGGTGCAACAGGCTAATCAACTCTGCAGTGCCTTACGCGAGGCGTTCCAGCTAGATTTTACCCGTCTGGGCCGCATGGAGCGTAATGCGCGCATGGGCAGGAAGGGGACCATAAAGGGGATCTGCTATGCCTTCCATGGCATAGGCTGCTATTTTGAAGGCAAAGATGTCAAACTAGATGTCGATTTTGATTCGCAGGGCAACTGGCGCGGATTTGATGTCTGGCGAGTGCAGTCGTTCATAGACTGGAACTATCCGGAACTGGGCCTCTCACCGGCCCGTATCGAACAGGGTATAGAGGAGTTGTTACGAAAGAAGTGGCTGTATCAAGTGGCCCAACTCTATGGCCCGTTCTATTACGTGACGCCGGTAGCAATTACCGATTTACAAATCAAGAGAGTGCCATTTTGGGTAAAAAGAAAAAAACGAGCAACTCCTCTTGGGGCTTCCGTTCTGGTTTGGGTTATTCTGGATAGTATTCGTTCCAGTCTACTTTCTGCAAACCTGTGTGCGCGGGCAGCAAGAAAGACAAGCCCTGGCCCAAGGCACCTTAACTACAACAGCCGTCGTCATCAATAA
- a CDS encoding arginase family protein, with translation MGNRDADPADVAALQAAGVQYVDLVALRRHGPAACAAAFLADQAGQAVEGFWIHFDVDVLAHELMPAVDSPQPGGLTYAELAALLVPLLQSGHAVGLDITILDASKDPTGEITRQFVAGLAPILAIMTS, from the coding sequence GTGGGCAACCGGGATGCCGACCCAGCGGACGTAGCCGCTCTACAGGCGGCGGGGGTGCAGTACGTGGACTTGGTGGCTCTGCGCCGGCACGGTCCAGCGGCCTGTGCGGCCGCGTTTCTGGCGGACCAGGCGGGGCAAGCGGTTGAGGGCTTCTGGATTCACTTCGACGTGGACGTGCTGGCCCACGAGCTGATGCCGGCCGTGGATTCACCCCAGCCCGGGGGGCTCACGTACGCCGAACTCGCCGCCCTACTGGTGCCGCTGCTGCAATCCGGGCACGCGGTGGGGCTCGACATCACCATTCTCGACGCGAGCAAGGACCCGACTGGCGAGATTACCCGCCAGTTCGTGGCCGGGTTGGCTCCCATCTTAGCCATAATGACGAGCTAG